Part of the Leptolyngbya boryana PCC 6306 genome is shown below.
GGCGGCATCATTGTAGCGATTATTTTGATTCCCTTCTTGATGAATTGGCGCATTCTCGCTGTCTGTATTTCTGCCCTAACTTTATCGTTGTTGCTGGGATTGTTAGCACTGAGTCTACTCGGTCAAAGTTTGAATACAATGACATTAGGGGGATTGGCAGTCGCGATCGGATCTGCGGTTGATGATGCGATCGTCTACGCCGAAAATGCGTTTCGTTGCCTGCGCGAAAATCGTCAATCTCCAAATCCTCGCTCTGCTTTGGAAGTGGTCTATCAGGGTTGTGCAGATTTAACCGATTCTGTCTTTGGAGCGACGTTAATTACAGTCGTTGTCTTTGCTCCGATTTTTGCACTGACAGGTGTTGAAGGCAGCATCTTCTCACCGATGGGAATCGGTTATCTAGTCACCGTTCTTGCTTCAAGTTTGACTGCGGTAACGATCACGCCTGCACTATGTGCATTGTTATTACCTAGTGGGCGTTTACCGGATAACGAGACTTGGACAGCCCGATTTTTCAAACGCTTGTATGAGCCGCTGTTAATTTTCTCAATGCGGAAATCGACTTTGATCATTGCCACTGCATTAGGGGTAACAGTAGCTTCATTCGCAATCATTCCTGGATTGGGGCGAATTTTCTTACCTGAATTCCAAGAGCAAACGCTCGTCAATACACTAATGCTTTATCCAGGTTCTTCGCTTGATGCAACGAATAAAGCTGGTTTTGTCGTTGAAGAATCGCTGAAAGATGATCCGCGCTATAGCTATGTGCAATTGCGTTCTGGTCGAGCATTGGGGGATGGAGATGCAGCGGGTGTGAATTTAGCTCACTTAGATATCGGCTTGAGCGAAGAAGGGATGAAAAATCGTGCTGCCAGTATGGAGAAAATGCGCGAAGAGTTTAGCAAAATTCCTGGCGCGGCTCCGAACATTGGCGGCTTCATTTCACACCGAATGGATGAGGTACTGTCTGGGGTACGAAGCGCGATCGCAGTTAAAATCTTTGGCGCAGATCTCGATCAGCTTCGCACGATCGGACAACAGATCGAAGCTCAAATGAAGTCAATTGATGGCATTCTCGATTTGCAGCTTGAACCTCAAGTCCCCATTCCACAAGTTCAAATCAAGTTTGACCGAGCGGCTGCTAGTCGATATGGTTTATCGGTTGGGGCATTGTCTGAAACGATCGAGACGGCTCTAAATGGGCGCGTTGTCTCTCAGGTTTTGGAGAATCAGCAGACCTTTGATTTAGTCGTTTGGTTGAAACCAGAAGCACGGAATAGTTTAGAAACGATCGAGAATTTGTTGGTAGATACGGCAAATGGTCAGAAGATTCCACTCGCGCAAGTTGCCCGTGTTGTGAAGGGAACAGGACCGAATACAATCAACCGCGAGAATGTTTCTCGTCTGATTGTGGTCTCTGCCAATGTCAAAGGGCGAGATTTAAGATCGGTTGTCAACGACATTCAAGCAAAAGTGCAACAGAATGTCCAATTGCCTGCGGGATACTTCGTGCAGTACGGCGGACAGTTTGAAGCGGAAGAACGTGCAAGCCAAAACATTCTGCTCTTTAGCGCCATTGCATTTGTAGTGATTACGGTGCTGATGTACTTTTCAGTGAAATCAATTCCTTCCACATTGATGATCATGGTGAATTTGCCCATTGGTTTAGTTGGGGGTGTGATTGCAGTTGCGTTGTCTGGAGGAATTTTGTCGATCGCTTCGCTTGTCGGATTCGTGACGTTGTTTGGAGTTGCAACCCGCAATGGATTGCTGCTGGTCGATAATTACAATGCTAAATTTGCAGAAGGAATGCCGCTAAAAGAGGTGATCATCAAAGGTTCTCAAGAGCGACTGAATGCAATTCTGATGACAGCGTTTACCTCAGCATTGGGACTGTTCCCACTCATTGCTGAGGGCGGACCTGGAAAAGAAATTTTGCAGCCTTTATCGATCGTCGTTCTCGGTGGGTTGTTTACTTCAACAGCACTCACGTTACTAATGCTGCCTGCTTTGTACGCCAAGTTTGGTAAAGTATTGTTCCCAAAGTCATCCGCCTCTATTGATCAGGCTGATACTCCTGGCATGTTGAAAGAGATAAACAGTAATGCTTAACTCAATCGTTAAATGGTCGATCGCACAACGCTGGTTGGTAGTGCTGGCATCTATTCTAGTCAGCGTGTGGGGATTTCTCAACTTATCCCAGATGCCGCTAGATGTATTTCCAAGCTTTGCGCCTCCTCAGGTTGAAATTCAAGCGGAAGCGCCCGGACTCGCCCCGGAAGAGGTAGAAGCTCTAGTAACACGCCCGATCGAAAGTGCAATCAATGGAACACCCGGACTGGATAGCCTACGATCGTCCTCAGCCGTTGGACTGTCTGCGGTTCGAGCAACATTCAAGTGGGACACTGAAATTTACCGGGCACGTCAGCTTGTAGCGGAACGTTTGCAGCAAGTACGCGGACAATTACCTCAAGGCGTAAACGATCCTGAGATTCTACCCATCAGTTCTCCACTGGCATGGACAGTCAAATATGCGTTTACCTCTGAAGCAACTCCGCTGATGGAGGTTTGGCGGATCGTAAATTGGCAGGTGAAAAATCGGTTACTAGCAGTTCCGGGTGTGAGTAATGTAGTGATTTTTGGCGGCGATGAGCGGCAATACCAAGTGCTGATCAATCCTGACAAACTCAAAGCCTTCAATGTGACGCTTGATGATGTCGTCAAAGCAACTTCCGCCGCAAACAGTAACGCACCCGGAGGATTCTTAATTACACGCGACGAAGAAACTGTGGTGCGCGGTGTTGGACGAGTAGAATCGGTCGAGCAACTGAAGCGATCGGTGATCAAAGCCAAAGACGGTAAGCCTATCCTGCTAGAGCAAGTTGCTGATGTTCAAATCGGTTCTGCACTGAAGCGCGGAGATGGAAGTTTTGCAGGCAAGAAAGCCGTCGTTTTGACTGTCAATAAACAGCCGACTGCGGACACTCCAGCAGTCACAAAAGCAGTAGAAGCGGCGCTCGAAGAATTGAAGGAAAGCTTACCAAAAGATGTCAAAATCGCAACTACATTCCGACAGGAAGACTTTATTGAAGCGTCGCTAAAAAACGTTGAAGAAGCACTGCGAGACGGAACGATTATTGTCTCTGTTGTGCTGATTCTGTTTCTAATGAACTGGCGTACTGTTGTGATTAGTCTGAGTGCGCTTCCGGTGTCCTTGCTGCTGGGAATGTTGATTCTCAATTGGACGGGACAAGGCATCAATACGATGACGCTCGGTGGATTAGTAGTCGCGATCGGATCAGTTGTCGATGATGCGATCGTCGATATGGAAAATGTCTACCGTCGCTTACGCGAAAATCAGCTATCCGACAATCCGCGCAATCCCTTTCAAGTGGTGTTTGATGGCTCGGTTGAGGTTCGGGTCAGCGTTCTATTTGCAACGGTGATCATTGCAGTCGTTTTTGCGCCGATCTTTGCCTTGTCTGGAGTTGAGGGGCGAATTTTTACGCCGATGGGTGTTGCCTATCTTTTGTGTATCTTTGCTTCGACGCTGGTTGCATTGACGTTGACTCCTGCAATGTGCGCCTTGTTGCTCGTAAATCGCAGGCTTCCCAGTACCGAAACTTGGTTAGAACATAAAGCCCAACAACTCTACCGTCCTGCACTCCGATTCTCAATCCGACATCCCAAGACAATTATTGTTGGTTCACTAGCAGCTTTTGCTGCATCGCTTGTGATTCTGACGGGTGTAGGTCAGGTCTTTTTACCCGAATTTAACGATCGTGCCCTTGTGATTGCAGCAACGCTGTATCCTGGCTCATCACTCGAAGAAACCAACCAAACCGGATTAGTACTAGAACAAGCTTTAGCTGGAAACCCCAACTTTGAAACAGTGCAGTTTCGCTCTGGACGCGCTCAAGGCGATGTCGAGGTTGCAGGCACAAATTCTGGTGAATTAGATGTTCAACTGAGTGAAGAAGGCGCAAAAGACCGCGAGAAAAGCATCGAGCAGATTCGCGAAGAGTTCAAGAGAATTCCGGGTGTCGCTTCTAACATTGGTGGATTCATTTCTCACCGGATGGACGAAGTACTATCCGGAGTAAGAAGCGCGATCGCAGTGAAAATTTTCGGTCCTGATCTCGATCAGCTTCGTACACTTGGACAGCAAGTTCAGAGCGCAATGGGCGAAGTGAAAGGATTAACAGATTTACAGCTTGAACCCCAAGTCCCTGTGAAACAGCTTCAGATTGAGTTTGATCGCGATGCGGCTGCACGATACGGCATTACGATTGGGGAATTGTCTGATCTGGTAGAAACTGGACTGAACGGCAAGGTTGTTTCTCAAGTCCTAGAAAATCAGCAAACCTTTGATCTTGTTGTATGGTTTCAAGAACCTTATCGCAATAGCATCGATGTCATTCGGAATCTATTAGTCGATACTCCGAATGGACAGAAAGTTCCGCTAGCTCAAGTTGCCAAAGTCGATAACGGCAAAGGTCCGAACACCATCAATCGTGAAAACGTCTCTCGCTATATTGTGATTTCGAGCAATGTAGCAGGACGAGATTTAGGTTCAGCGATTCAAGAGATCCGCACTAAGGTTAAACAAAACGTTCAACTGCCTGCGGGATACTATGTTGAATATGGCGGACAGTTTGAGGCACAGGAAGGTGCAACAAAAACGCTATTGTTAACGGGCGCAGTGGCACTTGTGGCAATCGCAGTTTTGTTGTACTTTGCGGTAAAATCTATTCCTGCCACGATGATGATTTTGGCGAATTTACCATTAGCATTAGTTGGTGGAGTGTTGTCGATCGCGCTGACTGGAGGCATCCTTTCCGTTGCATCAATGGTCGGATTTATCACACTCTTTGGAGTAGCGGCTCGAAATGGATTGTTGTTAGTTGAGAATTATAATCAGCGATTGGCGCAAGGACAACCGTTAAAGGAAGTCTTGGTTGAAGGATCGCTCGAACGGTTAGTTGCGATTCTGATGACTGCCTTTTCGTCTGCATTAGGCATGGTTCCGTTAACCCTTGGTAGCGGTGCTGGTAAGGAAATTTTGCAGCCACTCGCGATCGTCGTTTTAGGTGGTTTGTTTACCTCAACTGCATTAACATTGCTCGTGTTGCCTGCACTCTATTCCTTGTTTAATCGATGGATAGTTCCGAAGACACCGACTCATTTGATTCAAGATCATCCA
Proteins encoded:
- a CDS encoding efflux RND transporter permease subunit, with amino-acid sequence MLNAIVKWAIAQRWLVVIGAIVVVFWIGRTVTQMPLDVLPSFAPPQIEIQTEAPGLAPEEVESLISLPLESSINGTPGVTTVRSSSAAGISVVRVVFSWGTDIYKARQLVTERLQLAQSKLPEGAAAPQISPPTSPIGTVVKYAFTTDGQTSMMELRRAIDWQVTNRLMSVPGVSQVLAFGGDERQFQVLVDPQKLKAFNVSLNQISEAVRSSNSNASGGYLITSDQETLVRGIGRVENLDDLKQSVITSRQGTPVRLMDVAEVQIGSGIKRGDGSLNGQPAIILMVNKQPMADTPSVARGVEAAIKDLEPGLPKGTKVTRTFRQEEYIQTSVDNVRSALVEGGIIVAIILIPFLMNWRILAVCISALTLSLLLGLLALSLLGQSLNTMTLGGLAVAIGSAVDDAIVYAENAFRCLRENRQSPNPRSALEVVYQGCADLTDSVFGATLITVVVFAPIFALTGVEGSIFSPMGIGYLVTVLASSLTAVTITPALCALLLPSGRLPDNETWTARFFKRLYEPLLIFSMRKSTLIIATALGVTVASFAIIPGLGRIFLPEFQEQTLVNTLMLYPGSSLDATNKAGFVVEESLKDDPRYSYVQLRSGRALGDGDAAGVNLAHLDIGLSEEGMKNRAASMEKMREEFSKIPGAAPNIGGFISHRMDEVLSGVRSAIAVKIFGADLDQLRTIGQQIEAQMKSIDGILDLQLEPQVPIPQVQIKFDRAAASRYGLSVGALSETIETALNGRVVSQVLENQQTFDLVVWLKPEARNSLETIENLLVDTANGQKIPLAQVARVVKGTGPNTINRENVSRLIVVSANVKGRDLRSVVNDIQAKVQQNVQLPAGYFVQYGGQFEAEERASQNILLFSAIAFVVITVLMYFSVKSIPSTLMIMVNLPIGLVGGVIAVALSGGILSIASLVGFVTLFGVATRNGLLLVDNYNAKFAEGMPLKEVIIKGSQERLNAILMTAFTSALGLFPLIAEGGPGKEILQPLSIVVLGGLFTSTALTLLMLPALYAKFGKVLFPKSSASIDQADTPGMLKEINSNA
- a CDS encoding CusA/CzcA family heavy metal efflux RND transporter, yielding MLNSIVKWSIAQRWLVVLASILVSVWGFLNLSQMPLDVFPSFAPPQVEIQAEAPGLAPEEVEALVTRPIESAINGTPGLDSLRSSSAVGLSAVRATFKWDTEIYRARQLVAERLQQVRGQLPQGVNDPEILPISSPLAWTVKYAFTSEATPLMEVWRIVNWQVKNRLLAVPGVSNVVIFGGDERQYQVLINPDKLKAFNVTLDDVVKATSAANSNAPGGFLITRDEETVVRGVGRVESVEQLKRSVIKAKDGKPILLEQVADVQIGSALKRGDGSFAGKKAVVLTVNKQPTADTPAVTKAVEAALEELKESLPKDVKIATTFRQEDFIEASLKNVEEALRDGTIIVSVVLILFLMNWRTVVISLSALPVSLLLGMLILNWTGQGINTMTLGGLVVAIGSVVDDAIVDMENVYRRLRENQLSDNPRNPFQVVFDGSVEVRVSVLFATVIIAVVFAPIFALSGVEGRIFTPMGVAYLLCIFASTLVALTLTPAMCALLLVNRRLPSTETWLEHKAQQLYRPALRFSIRHPKTIIVGSLAAFAASLVILTGVGQVFLPEFNDRALVIAATLYPGSSLEETNQTGLVLEQALAGNPNFETVQFRSGRAQGDVEVAGTNSGELDVQLSEEGAKDREKSIEQIREEFKRIPGVASNIGGFISHRMDEVLSGVRSAIAVKIFGPDLDQLRTLGQQVQSAMGEVKGLTDLQLEPQVPVKQLQIEFDRDAAARYGITIGELSDLVETGLNGKVVSQVLENQQTFDLVVWFQEPYRNSIDVIRNLLVDTPNGQKVPLAQVAKVDNGKGPNTINRENVSRYIVISSNVAGRDLGSAIQEIRTKVKQNVQLPAGYYVEYGGQFEAQEGATKTLLLTGAVALVAIAVLLYFAVKSIPATMMILANLPLALVGGVLSIALTGGILSVASMVGFITLFGVAARNGLLLVENYNQRLAQGQPLKEVLVEGSLERLVAILMTAFSSALGMVPLTLGSGAGKEILQPLAIVVLGGLFTSTALTLLVLPALYSLFNRWIVPKTPTHLIQDHPPDSSYANPGVPNS